A stretch of Brassica rapa cultivar Chiifu-401-42 chromosome A08, CAAS_Brap_v3.01, whole genome shotgun sequence DNA encodes these proteins:
- the LOC103833590 gene encoding 5'-adenylylsulfate reductase-like 4 translates to MEKGILLLVLVILFGNLMFTAVDGVSVRAPICAMRSVKDYALGFREQSCPFYGDELADRPHFVVVTEGDERWLQTALDMIHKNKCDYVALLFYASWCPFSRSFTPSFDLISSLYSSIPHFAIKESSVKPSTLSKYGVHGFPTLLLMNSTMRARYRGTRMLDSLVAFYRDVTGIETLDKTSLEKSLLVPHLGNENNTEPENCPFTWARSPENMLRQETYLTLATVFVLLRLLYFVFPALVVFAKFTWPRIAQNMRLESLQEHTVGFLSRLCMYLKEPCKRSNLQGGAMNARAWASKSLATVSIGESSSSNSRASSASQ, encoded by the exons ATGGAGAAAGGGATCCTTTTGTTGGTGTTGGTGATTCTGTTTGGGAATTTAATGTTCACTGCCGTCGACGGCGTATCCGTTAGGGCTCCGATTTGTGCTATGAGGTCTGTTAAAGATTACGCCTTAGGGTTTCGAGAGCAGTCCTGTCCATTTTATGGTGATGAATTAGCCGACCGTCCTCATTTCGTTGTCGTCACTGAG GGTGACGAGCGTTGGTTGCAAACAGCTTTGGATATGATTCATAAGAACAAGTGTGACTATGTGGCTTTGCTCTTCTATGCTTCATGGTGTCCTTTCTCAAGGTCTTTTACTCCGAGTTTTGATCTCATCTCTTCTCTCTACTCATCAATTCCTCACTTTGCAATTAAGGAATCGTCCGTTAAGCCAAG TACTCTCTCTAAGTATGGAGTTCATGGGTTTCCTACTCTCTTACTTATGAATTCAACTATGCGGGCACGATACCGAGGGACCAGAATGCTTGATTCTCTTGTTGCTTTCTACAGAGATGTTACTG GCATTGAAACGCTGGATAAGACTTCTCTCGAGAAGAGCTTATTGGTTCCTCATCTCGGGAACGAAAACAACACTGAGCCAGAGAACTGCCCTTTCACATGGGCCAGATCGCCTGAGAATATGCTTCGACAAGAAACCTATCTAACTCTTGCTACTGTATTCGTACTGTTGAGATTGCTCTATTTCGTTTTCCCTGCACTGGTTGTGTTTGCCAAGTTTACTTGGCCACGGATTGCTCAAAACATGAGATTAGAAAGCCTGCAAGAACATACCGTCGGATTTCTGAGCCGACTGTGCATGTATCTTAAAGAGCCTTGCAAGAGGAGCAATCTGCAGGGAGGAGCCATGAACGCTAGAGCATGGGCCTCCAAGTCTTTAGCAACTGTCTCCATTGGGGAGTCCAGCTCATCAAACAGCAGAGCAAGCTCGGCTTCTCAATGA
- the LOC103833588 gene encoding melanoma-associated antigen 1 isoform X1, whose amino-acid sequence MADEADALSQFGISKEETDKLVSEVIRFLLFKSHQNSGCSIKREDLTQIVTKNYRQRNLAASVINEAKTKLSSVFGYDLKELQRSRTCSNAQTRLPQSQSNADSKSYVLVSQLPIEVFRKHVVEETTSPMTGFTFAVLAVVQLAGGKIPEVCSIETLWHHLRRMGLHESDEHNPVFGSNKQALETLVQQRFLHKEKVSGPEGNTLFYDLAERALDAQVSERVKDYISQILKNDVSVVELD is encoded by the exons ATGGCTGATGAAGCAGATGCTCTTTCTCAATTTGGTATATCGAAGGAG GAAACGGATAAGCTTGTTTCGGAGGTGATTAGATTCCTACTCTTCAAGTCCCATCAAAACTCAGGAtgctctattaaaagagaagattTGACTCAGATTGTTACCAAGAACTATCGTCAGCGTAACCTGGCCGCCTCCGTGATCAACGAAGCTAAGACCAAGCTCTCAAGTGTGTTCGGTTATGATTTGAAAGAGCTTCAACGCTCTAGGACTTGTTCTAATGCTCAAACAAGGCTTCCTCAGTCACAAA GTAATGCTGACTCGAAATCGTATGTGCTCGTTAGTCAATTGCCGATTGAAGTGTTTAGGAAACATGTGGTTGAAGAAACAACGAGTCCTATGACTGGCTTTACGTTTGCGGTTCTTGCTGTTGTGCAGCTTGCAGGAGGAAAAATACCTGAAG TATGTTCCATAGAAACCCTTTGGCACCATTTGAGGAGAATGGGACTGCACGAAAGTGATGAGCATAATCCTGTGTTTGGGAGCAACAAGCAGGCCCTTGAGACGTTAGTGCAACAAAG GTTCTTGCACAAGGAGAAAGTGAGTGGCCCAGAGGGTAATACTCTGTTCTACGATCTTGCTGAGAGAGCTTTAGATGCGCAAGTTAGCGAGAGAGTTAAAGATTATATTTCACAG ATCCTGAAGAATGATGTCTCTGTTGTAGAGCTTGACTGA
- the LOC103833586 gene encoding transcription factor bHLH80, which yields MQSTDGDGGEGGSGEGNRGGLSRIRSAPATWIETLLVDDEEDDLKPNLCLTELLTGSSARDSFEFPSSAEQGLYNHQGGGFHRQNSTPADFLSGSGAGTDGYFSNFGIPANYDYLPPNVDISPASKRSREIEAQFSSQMKEEQMSGGVSGMMDINMDKLLEDSVPCRVRAKRGCATHPRSIAERVRRTRISDRIRRLQELVPNMDKQTNTADMLEEAVEYVKALQSKIQELTEQQRRCICKPKEEQ from the exons ATGCAATCCACTGACGGAGACGGCGGTGAAGGAGGGAGTGGAGAGGGGAACCGAGGTGGGTTATCTAGGATCCGTTCAGCTCCCGCGACTTGGATTGAAACCCTACTCGTGGATGATGAGGAAGACGATTTGAAACCTAACCTCTGTTTGACTGAGCTTCTTACCGGAAGCTCGGCTCGTGACTCATTTGAGTTCCCGAGCTCCGCTGAGCAGGGATTGTACAATCACCAAGGTGGTGGCTTTCACCGTCAAAATAGCACTCCGGCGGATTTTCTCAGTGGCTCTGGAGCTGGGACTGATGGGTATTTCTCAAATTTTGGGATTCCGGCGAATTACGACTACTTGCCGCCGAACGTTGACATTTCTCCGGCGAGTAAACGGTCGAGGGAAATTGAAGCTCAGTTCTCTTCTCAGATG AAAGAAGAGCAAATGAGTGGTGGTGTATCAGGAATGATGGATATCAACATGGATAAGCTACTTGAGGACTCGGTTCCTTGTAGGGTTCGTGCTAAACGCGGTTGTGCAACTCATCCTCGTAGCATTGCTGAACGG GTGAGGAGAACGCGAATAAGTGATCGGATCAGGAGGCTGCAAGAACTTGTTCCTAACATGGATAAG caaaCCAACACTGCAGACATGTTAGAAGAAGCTGTGGAGTATGTGAAAGCTCTTCAAAGCAAGATCCag GAGTTGACAGAGCAGCAGAGGAGGTGCATATGCAAACCTAAGGAAGAACAATAA
- the LOC103833588 gene encoding non-structural maintenance of chromosomes element 3 homolog isoform X2, which yields MADEADALSQFGISKEETDKLVSEVIRFLLFKSHQNSGCSIKREDLTQIVTKNYRQRNLAASVINEAKTKLSSVFGYDLKELQRSRTCSNAQTRLPQSQSNADSKSYVLVSQLPIEVFRKHVVEETTSPMTGFTFAVLAVVQLAGGKIPEETLWHHLRRMGLHESDEHNPVFGSNKQALETLVQQRFLHKEKVSGPEGNTLFYDLAERALDAQVSERVKDYISQILKNDVSVVELD from the exons ATGGCTGATGAAGCAGATGCTCTTTCTCAATTTGGTATATCGAAGGAG GAAACGGATAAGCTTGTTTCGGAGGTGATTAGATTCCTACTCTTCAAGTCCCATCAAAACTCAGGAtgctctattaaaagagaagattTGACTCAGATTGTTACCAAGAACTATCGTCAGCGTAACCTGGCCGCCTCCGTGATCAACGAAGCTAAGACCAAGCTCTCAAGTGTGTTCGGTTATGATTTGAAAGAGCTTCAACGCTCTAGGACTTGTTCTAATGCTCAAACAAGGCTTCCTCAGTCACAAA GTAATGCTGACTCGAAATCGTATGTGCTCGTTAGTCAATTGCCGATTGAAGTGTTTAGGAAACATGTGGTTGAAGAAACAACGAGTCCTATGACTGGCTTTACGTTTGCGGTTCTTGCTGTTGTGCAGCTTGCAGGAGGAAAAATACCTGAAG AAACCCTTTGGCACCATTTGAGGAGAATGGGACTGCACGAAAGTGATGAGCATAATCCTGTGTTTGGGAGCAACAAGCAGGCCCTTGAGACGTTAGTGCAACAAAG GTTCTTGCACAAGGAGAAAGTGAGTGGCCCAGAGGGTAATACTCTGTTCTACGATCTTGCTGAGAGAGCTTTAGATGCGCAAGTTAGCGAGAGAGTTAAAGATTATATTTCACAG ATCCTGAAGAATGATGTCTCTGTTGTAGAGCTTGACTGA
- the LOC103833584 gene encoding alkaline/neutral invertase CINV1: protein MEPLGLRAVGSHCSLSEMDDLDLTRALDKPRLKIERKRSFDERSMSELSAGYGRHDGLHDSPRGRSVLDTPLSSARNCFEPHPMMAEAWEALRRSMVFFRGHPVGTLAAVDNTTDEVLNYDQVFVRDFVPSALAFLMNGESDIVKHFLLKTLQLQDSEKRVDRFKLGKGVMPASFKVRHDPVREMDHLVADFGETAIGRVAPVDSGFWWIILLRAYTKSTGDLTLSETPECQKGIKLILSLCLAEGFDTFPTLLCADGCSMIDRRMGVYGYPIEIQALFYMALRCALSMLKPDGDGRECIEQITKRLHALSFHMRNYFWLDYQQLNDIYRYKTEEYSHTAVNKFNVMPDSIPDWVFDFMPLRGGYFVGNVGPAHMDFRWFALGNCVSILSSLATPDQSMAIMDLLEHRWAELVGEMPLKICYPCLEGHEWRIITGCDPKNTRWSYHNGGSWPVLLWQLTAACIKTGRPQIARRAVDLIESRLHRDCWPEYYDGKLGRYVGKQARKYQTWSIAGYLVAKMLLEDPSHIGMISLEEDKLMKPVIKRSASWPQL from the exons ATGGAGCCACTTGGACTAAGAGCTGTTGGTTCACACTGCTCTCTATCGGAGATGGACGATCTTGATCTGACTCGAGCGTTGGACAAACCGAGGTTGAAGATCGAACGGAAGAGATCTTTTGATGAGAGGTCAATGAGTGAACTATCGGCTGGTTACGGTAGACACGACGGTTTGCACGATTCTCCAAGAGGCAGGTCGGTGCTCGACACCCCTCTCTCTTCTGCTAGAAACTGCTTTGAGCCTCATCCGATGATGGCTGAGGCCTGGGAGGCCCTAAGGAGGTCAATGGTATTCTTCCGTGGTCATCCTGTTGGTACTCTCGCAGCTGTCGACAATACGACCGACGAGGTCTTAAACTACGACCAG GTGTTTGTGCGTGATTTTGTGCCGAGTGCACTGGCGTTTCTGATGAACGGAGAATCGGACATAGTGAAACACTTCTTGCTCAAGACACTTCAGCTTCAAGACTCTGAGAAGCGTGTGGACCGGTTCAAGTTAGGGAAAGGTGTTATGCCTGCAAGCTTCAAGGTGCGTCACGATCCTGTCCGAGAAATGGACCACCTCGTTGCAGATTTTGGTGAAACCGCCATCGGAAGAGTGGCCCCTGTTGACTCAGGGTTCTGGTGGATTATTCTTCTCCGTGCTTACACCAAGTCTACAGGAGATTTGACTCTCTCGGAGACACCCGAGTGTCAAAAGGGAATTAAACTGATCCTCTCTTTGTGCTTAGCTGAAGGGTTCGACACGTTCCCTACGCTTCTTTGTGCGGATGGATGTTCCATGATTGATCGAAGAATG GGTGTTTATGGGTATCCAATTGAGATCCAAGCGTTGTTCTACATGGCTCTGAGATGTGCCTTGTCGATGCTAAAGCCTGACGGAGATGGCAGAGAGTGCATTGAGCAGATCACTAAGCGACTTCACGCTTTAAGCTTCCATATGCGCAATTACTTCTGGCTTGATTACCAGCAGCTCAATGACATTTACAG gtACAAGACTGAGGAATACTCACACACCGCGGTGAACAAGTTCAATGTAATGCCGGACTCCATACCAGATTGGGTTTTTGACTTCATGCCTCTCCGGGGAGGCTACTTTGTGGGCAATGTAGGACCTGCCCATATGGACTTCCGGTGGTTTGCACTCGGAAACTGCGTCTCCATACTCTCGTCCTTGGCAACTCCTGATCAGTCCATGGCCATTATGGACCTTCTTGAGCACAGGTGGGCTGAGCTTGTAGGCGAGATGCCGCTCAAGATTTGTTATCCTTGCCTCGAGGGCCACGAGTGGCGCATCATCACTGGCTGTGACCCCAAGAACACTCGGTGGAGCTACCACAACGGAGGTTCTTGGCCAG TTTTGCTGTGGCAGCTAACAGCAGCGTGCATCAAAACTGGAAGACCGCAGATCGCAAGACGTGCGGTTGACCTCATAGAATCGCGTCTTCACAGAGACTGTTGGCCAGAGTATTACGACGGCAAGCTCGGGAGGTACGTGGGAAAGCAGGCTAGGAAGTATCAGACCTGGTCAATAGCTGGTTACTTAGTGGCTAAAATGTTGCTAGAAGATCCTTCACACATCGGTATGATATCTCTCGAAGAAGACAAACTCATGAAACCAGTTATCAAGCGATCTGCGTCTTGGCCGCAACTTTGA
- the LOC103833591 gene encoding sugar transport protein 5 — MAIGGLALDVAGGSGNIEAKITAAVVMTCVVAASGGLIFGYDIGISGGVTTMKPFLENFFPTVLKNATEAKPDVYCVYDSQLLTAFTSSLYVAGLVASLVASRLTAAYGRRTTMILGGLTFLFGAVISGLAANIAMLLSGRILLGFGVGFTNQAAPVYLSEVAPPQWRGAFNTGFQFFIGVGVVSANFLNYLTADHHSGWRISLGLAALPAVIMTFGCLFISDTPSSLLARGNHDHARVSLFKIRGAKNSADVEAELAELVKSSQLAIEARAEPFKTILERQYRPQLVVAMAIPCFQQLTGITINAFYAPVLFRSVGFGSAPALVATLILGLVNLGSILISTMVIDRFGRRFLFIVGGIQMFVCQVAVAALLAATVGDAGDGEMTKGYAVTVVVLLCIYAAGFGWSWGPLSWLVPSEIFPLKLRPAGQSLSVAVNFAVTFLIAQTFLATLCHFKFGAFLFYGGWILTMTVFVVMFLPETKGIHVDSMYQVWEKHWFWQRFTKSTST, encoded by the exons ATGGCTATCGGAGGATTAGCTCTTGATGTTGCCGGCGGCAGCGGCAATATAGAAGCCAAGATCACAGCCGCGGTTGTCATGACATGTGTTGTGGCCGCTTCGGGCGGTCTCATCTTTGGCTACGACATTGGAATCTCAG GGGGTGTGACGACGATGAAGCCGTTTCTGGAGAATTTTTTTCCAACCGTTCTTAAAAACGCTACTGAAGCTAAGCCAGATGTGTACTGCGTCTATGACAGCCAACTTCTAACGGCCTTCACGTCAAGCCTTTATGTTGCTGGCTTAGTCGCTTCCTTAGTGGCTAGCCGTCTCACGGCAGCTTACGGTCGCCGCACCACCATGATTCTCGGTGGTTTGACTTTCCTATTTGGTGCCGTCATCAGTGGCTTGGCTGCCAACATCGCCATGCTCCTCTCCGGACGGATTTTGCTTGGATTTGGTGTTGGTTTCACCAACCAA GCTGCACCTGTATATCTATCAGAGGTAGCACCGCCGCAATGGCGTGGAGCCTTCAATACTGGCTTTCAGTTCTTCATTGGCGTAGGAGTTGTATCAGCCAATTTTTTAAACTACCTCACGGCCGACCACCACAGCGGCTGGCGTATCTCACTCGGCCTCGCCGCTTTACCAGCTGTTATCATGACCTTTGGATGTCTATTCATCTCCGATACGCCTTCAAGCCTCTTGGCGCGTGGTAATCACGATCATGCTCGCGTGTCGCTGTTTAAAATACGTGGTGCCAAAAATAGTGCTGACGTGGAAGCCGAACTAGCAGAGCTAGTTAAGTCGAGTCAGTTAGCTATAGAAGCTAGAGCCGAGCCATTTAAGACGATATTGGAGAGACAGTACAGACCTCAGCTTGTGGTTGCTATGGCGATACCTTGTTTTCAGCAGTTAACTGGTATCACGATTAATGCGTTCTACGCGCCAGTTCTGTTTAGATCTGTCGGATTTGGTTCTGCGCCCGCTCTTGTTGCGACGCTAATACTTGGGTTGGTTAATCTCGGTTCGATTCTTATTTCAACGATGGTTATTGACCGGTTTGGTAGACGGTTCTTGTTCATTGTGGGTGGTATTCAGATGTTTGTCTGTCAG GTGGCAGTGGCTGCATTACTAGCAGCGACAGTAGGAGACGCCGGAGACGGAGAGATGACGAAGGGCTACGCCGTCACAGTTGTGGTGTTGCTGTGCATATACGCAGCTGGATTTGGTTGGTCGTGGGGCCCACTAAGCTGGCTGGTCCCCAGTGAGATATTCCCGCTCAAGTTACGCCCAGCTGGTCAGAGCTTAAGCGTCGCCGTGAATTTTGCCGTTACTTTCCTTATCGCTCAGACTTTCCTTGCAACCCTTTGCCATTTCAAGTTTGGTGCATTCTTGTTTTACGGTGGTTGGATCTTAACAATGACGGTGTTTGTCGTGATGTTCTTGCCGGAGACTAAAGGGATACATGTGGATTCTATGTACCAAGTTTGGGAGAAGCATTGGTTTTGGCAGCGGTTCACTAAATCAACTTCAACATGA